AAAAGTTCTTTGCCTGTCTGCTTCGTACGAAAGGCATGCGTCAGCGCGAGCGCGAGCTCGATGAACGTGTGATGGACCTGCTTAGAATTTTTCGGCTGGAAGATAAAGCTGATACGATCGCCAATAATTTGCCCTATGGTGAACAGCGCAGACTCGAGATAGTTCGAGCCTTGATGTTGGAGCCACAAATCCTACTCTTGGATGAACCGGTTGCTGGTATGATAACGGCCGAGCAAGACGAGATGGCCCTGCTGGTTCAGGATATTAGAGAAAAATTCGACTTGACCATCATCTTGATTGAGCATCACATGAATTTCGTCATGCACATTGCGGATCGCATTAAGGTGCTTGATTTTGGCAAGACGATCGCCGAGGGCGTTCCTGCTGAAATTCAATCAAACCCGAATGTTATTGCCGCCTATCTTGGAGGAAACTATCATGCGAATGCTTGATGTTAAGGATTTGTACGTCTCTTACGGCGCCATCCAAGCAGTAAAGGGAGTTTCTTTTCACCTTGAGGAAGGTGAAATAGTTGCATTGATAGGATCGAATGGTGCAGGAAAAACAACCA
The genomic region above belongs to Candidatus Hydrogenedentota bacterium and contains:
- a CDS encoding ABC transporter ATP-binding protein, which codes for MEALLEVDKLSIEFGGLKAVDNFSLDVKEGEIIAVIGPNGAGKTTVFNMLTGIYAPTSGSIVYKGQNMANRKPYMFAKAGIARTFQNIRLFHESTVADNAKMAYTCHNDEKFFACLLRTKGMRQRERELDERVMDLLRIFRLEDKADTIANNLPYGEQRRLEIVRALMLEPQILLLDEPVAGMITAEQDEMALLVQDIREKFDLTIILIEHHMNFVMHIADRIKVLDFGKTIAEGVPAEIQSNPNVIAAYLGGNYHANA